A window of Synchiropus splendidus isolate RoL2022-P1 chromosome 9, RoL_Sspl_1.0, whole genome shotgun sequence contains these coding sequences:
- the si:dkeyp-121d4.3 gene encoding uncharacterized protein si:dkeyp-121d4.3 isoform X3, producing MNSGRPIRPPGEDVPPFEMGPRSWAPRFEGGWRPPPPEGWRPPPPEGWGPPPPGEWGPPPPDRWGPPPPEGWGQPGEWGPRRPPSADWGLGGPPPPGWAPPPDDRWPPPDWGPPPEDWRSYHDYWRHERGHPRAWAPPGWEPARGPWGPDPLPPPHIGMAPPDHASFGPMPPYGFPSFPPPVPLPGEVMQNPVPDQPEWIKALILAPPTDAAAPEVLKDEAAEKPEPGPTKAEPGKACAGLGLLGKPRVSSKPPPGRYLGVISLIGPNLGHIEREDQEKFTFDLKAFYGDGRAMKPGVSVHFTACKEKGSNIATDVNVAPGGTEKVDLEIYEGVVSQSIAEPQSGERQYPGQVIVDIGPLRTNLPFLRKDSAVTLLENDRVLINLLTDVVSDKKRATNIRPQIPSTFTFTKEPRLKGVITSLKDDEGVIQSDLHPELPFSTCENLSDVDFTEEDLKEEVEFSVVVLQTKPRAVRIQRVKEPLLLTLCTATTTLGKVTGESTSKETKEKAGVDAASNLKLDPELYEGVVVQPVEKATEEQPGVLGKIQANIGSSKATVAFDQHDSGVTLLRNDQVLINLLVDVATGEERATNIRAKIPFTFNNTQETRLLGVIASLGPTEGLISSQEHGELPFDVCEHFSDTEFTASDVQKEVEFTVAEVSTRKRAIRLRRTRTTDAKKDHHRGSLEKKKKEEVTAALNAALNKWTPIGFKFHCPDSKDDVSKDWFEGTVLRVLTKTAVKNIKKEAEAQLLPLPKEKEEGNKSDKALKTDDTDEEDEKTDVKVKTEQLEVKDENDAEELGQEAGLLVTTIRGEQKQLPFGHNDLMSSATMMVGDKVKFHIASHRDTKVERATFVEILPESFQESTEERHHGIVIEFSELSGLIKCSENPQLFFFMSEVMEKKKLQLNERVMFTIAPHQTLQGAVQAVRIKRYVESFLHSFRKSTKEKMTIKLMKATDESDKVNVEAAKMKAVVKNLRSQNSKTREASIPRRHARSKSRSPPKDQFGRVLKKRSDRRRRSRSPEHSTRRTRSRSRSRSRHRSGSRSRSKNRSRSRSRSRDRGRKKRSTSSKEHDSSQKRRRELKSPPCRTAVVDDELVRKKRELEELNEMIAYKKSLVDFSGPDPGHKTCIDYDHGRVAVPLTEYKQVRPILKRRPVDHPEYHYRSPYPFEEPYYRPYSDPYADPYRDSRLSTEGAYDHNPPSSHRYNDRYDVYDEPYDSRYHDSAYVDPHGHVAPDRSLDGPVLSSQSVLENAASSILAPRSFKPPSPRTRSPRSPSPQRSSTAIANPPLDHFLVMLGRKAADSKHEPTAEDGLLPHERAVEDGRGFSRIVGLTPDQSSNTSLAEVTQKRPTPEDAPNMDNEESKAEPYHKIQNLLRTIGLKLSSGEKEPSPTSSSREREVQVQLSKHDEKIDVPKKVNKTSGTPMPPPEPPPANYSHPPIPAGWPLLKGPASFAAAEIPPASRVPPGPPPGPPPRRPEQPVARTPPGPPPGPPPRASFERPQLLLSSNEEDRPPAALPLLSKEAQATMSSTVAQCLHVIKASLASQQPARMSKSVQFSLPAPSPQASNHSSSETEEELKTKQPRMNVYTQADKKLCDEDVGCGVSAEPGPTHRTAMRWIWSGPQSTAGSTTSLVI from the exons ATGAATAGCGGACGCCCGATTAGACCGCCGGGCGAAGATGTGCCCCCTTTCGAAATGGGCCCACGGAGTTGGGCTCCCCGGTTTGAGGGAGGATGGAGACCCCCGCCACCAGAAGGGTGGAGACCCCCGCCACCAGAAGGGTGGGGACCCCCGCCGCCTGGAGAATGGGGACCCCCACCACCTGATCGTTGGGGCCCGCCGCCACCTGAAGGCTGGGGTCAGCCCGGAGAGTGGGGACCAAGGAGGCCTCCATCAGCTGATTGGGGCCTTGGAGGCCCCCCGCCGCCAGGTTGGGCCCCCCCTCCTGATGACAGGTGGCCCCCTCCAGACTGGGGCCCACCGCCAGAAGACTGGCGCTCTTACCATGACTACTGGAGACATGAGCGCGGCCACCCCAGGGCCTGGGCACCTCCTGGTTGGGAACCAGCACGTGGACCATGGGGCCCAGACCCCCTTCCTCCACCTCACATTGGGATGGCTCCTCCGGACCACGCCTCATTTGGGCCCATGCCCCCCTACGGTTTCCCGTCATTCCCCCCCCCTGTG CCGCTCCCAGGGGAGGTGATGCAGAACCCGGTTCCTGATCAGCCGGAGTGG ATAAAAGCGTTGATCTTGGCTCCGCCCACTGATGCTGCTGCCCCAGAGGTGTTGAAGGACGAGGCTGCTGAGAAGCCGGAACCCGGCCCTACTAAAGCAGAACCTGGCAAGGCCTGCGCAGGCTTGGGACTGCTGGGAAAGCCACGAGTCAGCTCCAA GCCGCCCCCGGGTCGCTACCTTGGTGTCATCTCCCTCATTGGG CCAAACCTTGGCCACATCGAGAGGGAGGACCAGGAGAAGTTCACGTTTGACTTAAAGGCCTTCTATGGCGACGGCAGAGCCATGAAGCCTGGGGTCAGTGTTCATTTCACTGCCTGCAAAGAGAAG GGCTCCAACATTGCCACCGACGTGAATGTGGCACCTGGAGGAACTGAGAAGGTGGACCTGGAGATATACGAGGGGGTGGTCAGTCAGTCCATCGCAGAGCCACAG TCTGGAGAACGCCAATACCCTGGTCAAGTCATCGTGGACATCGGTCCCCTGAGGACCAACCTGCCGTTCCTCAGGAAGGACAGcgcggtgacgctgctggaaaACGACCGGGTTCTGATTAACCTGCTGACTGACGTGGTCAGTGACAAGAAGAGAGCAACAAATATTCGCCCACAGATCCcatccaccttcaccttcaccaaaGAGCCGCGCCTTAAG GGCGTCATCACAAGTCTGAAGGACGACGAGGGTGTCATTCAGTCGGATCTGCACCCCGAACTTCCCTTCAGTACCTGTGAGAACTTGAGCGATGTTGATTTCACAGAAGAGGATttgaaggaggaggtggaatTCTCAGTGGTCGTG CTGCAAACCAAGCCGAGGGCAGTTCGGATTCAACGTGTGAAGGAGCCACTGCTGCTCACGCTCTGCACTGCCACCACAACTCTTGGAAAGGTCACGGGTGAAAGCACGTCGAAGGAGACCAAGGAGAAGGCTGGCGTGGATGCGGCCTCCAACCTGAAGCTGGACCCTGAGCTCTACGAGGGCGTGGTCGTCCAGCCGGTGGAGAAGGCCACG gaggagcagccgGGTGTCCTAGGAAAGATCCAGGCCAACATTGGCAGCAGCAAAGCCACCGTGGCATTCGATCAGCACGACTCGGGCGTGACGCTGCTGAGGAATGACCAG GTTTTGATCAACCTTTTGGTGGATGTCGCCACTGGAGAGGAACGGGCCACGAACATCCGAGCAAAGATCCCCTTCACCTTCAACAACACGCAGGAGACTCGCCTGCTG GGCGTCATCGCCAGTCTGGGACCAACGGAAGGCCTCATCAGCTCGCAGGAACACGGAGAACTCCCATTTGATGTTTGTGAGCACTTCAGCGACACAGAGTTCACCGCCAGCGATGTCCAAAAGGAGGTGGAGTTCACCGTGGCCGAG GTGAGCACACGCAAGAGAGCCATCCGGCTGAGAAGGACACGGACGACTGACGCCAAAAAAGACCATCACCGGGGAagtttggagaagaagaagaaggaggaagtgaCAGCAGCATTAAACGCTGCACTCAACAAG TGGACCCCCATCGGATTTAAGTTTCATTGTCCCGATTCAAAGGACGACGTGAGCAAGGACTGGTTTGAAGGCACCGTGCTGAGGGTCCTCACCAAAACCGCCGTCAAGAATATCAAGAAGGAAGCCGAGGCCCAGCTGCTGCCACTG CcgaaagagaaggaagagggAAATAAGAGTGACAAAGCCTTGAAAACAGATGACAcggatgaggaagatgagaagACGGATGTGAAGGTGAAAACCGAGCAGCTGGAGGTGAAGGACGAGAATGATGCGGAGGAGCTTGGCCAGGAGGCGGGGCTTCTGGTCACAACCATACGTGGCGAACAGAAGCAGCTGCCGTTTGGACACAACGACCTAATGAGCTCTGCTACCATGATGGTGGGAGACAAG GTGAAATTCCACATCGCCAGTCACAGAGATACTAAAGTTGAAAGAGCAACTTTTGTTGAAATACTTCCAGAGTCTTTTCAGGAGTCCACGGAAGAACGGCATCat GGCATTGTGATTGAGTTCTCAGAACTGTCTGGTCTCATCAAGTGCTCCGAGAATCCTcagcttttcttcttcatgtcggaggtgatggagaagaagaaactGCAGCTCAACGAGCGAGTGATGTTCACCATCGCGCCG CACCAGACGCTACAGGGTGCTGTCCAGGCCGTGCGGATCAAACGATACGTGGAAAGCTTCTTACATTCCTTTCGAAAATCCACAAAGGAAAAG ATGaccatcaaactgatgaaagcAACAGATGAATCAGA CAAAGTGAATGTGGAAGCAGCAAAGATGAAGGCAGTGGTGAAGAATCTTCGTTCACAGAACTCAAAAACCAGAGAAGCTAGCATCCCGCGGCGCCACGCTCGCAGCAAAAGCAGAAGTCCTCCCAAAGACCAGTTCGGCCGTGTCTTAAAAAAGAGAAGTGACCGTAGAAGGAGGAGTCGTAGTCCAGAGCACTCtaccaggaggaccaggagccGCTCAAGGAGCCGCAGCAGGCATCGCAGTGGAAGCAGGAGCCGCTCCAAGAACCGCAGCAGAAGTCGGAGCAGGAGCAGGGACCGGGgcaggaagaagagaagcaCCTCCAGTAAAGAGCATGACAGCAGccagaagagaaggagggagcTGAAATCCCCTCCCTGCAGAACTGCTGTGGTGGACGATGAGTTGGTTCGAAAGAAGCGAGAACTGGAGGAACTGAATGAGATGATTGCTTACAAGAAGTCTCTGGTTGATTTCAGCGGACCAGACCCTGGACATAAAACGTGCATTGACTATGACCACGGCCGTGTCGCCGTCCCACTTACTGAGTACAAACAAGTGAGGCCTATCCTGAAGAGGAGACCGGTAGACCACCCAGAGTACCACTACCGCTCTCCGTATCCTTTCGAGGAGCCGTACTACCGTCCTTACTCTGACCCGTATGCCGATCCTTACCGGGACAGCCGTCTATCCACCGAGGGAGCCTACGACCACAACCCTCCCTCCAGCCACAGATACAATGACCGCTACGATGTTTATGATGAACCGTATGACAGTCGGTACCACGACTCGGCGTATGTGGATCCTCATGGTCATGTGGCTCCGGACCGGTCCCTGGACGGGCCTGTGCTGTCTTCTCAGTCGGTGCTTGAGAATGCAGCTTCCTCAATTCTCGCACCCCGTTCTTTCAAACCTCCATCCCCGAGGACACGGTCTCCTCGAAGTCCCTCACCCCAACGCAGTTCAACTGCCATTGCAAACCCACCACTAGACCATTTCCTTGTCATGCTTGGAAGGAAAGCTGCTGACAGCAAGCATGAGCCGACTGCGGAGGATGGATTGCTGCCGCACGAGCGTGCGGTGGAAGATGGGCGGGGCTTTTCCCGGATTGTTGGACTTACTCCAGATCAGTCAAGCAATACATCACTGGCTGAAGTGACTCAGAAACGACCAACTCCAGAGGACGCTCCAAACATGGATAATGAAGAAAGCAAAGCGGAACCATACCACAAGATACAGAATCTGCTGCGCACCATTGGACTGAAGCTGAGCTCTGGGGAAAAGGAGCCAAGTCCCACATCCTCTTCCCGAGAGAGGGAGGtccaggtgcagctctccaaaCATGATGAAAAGATCGACGTGCCCAAAAAAGTTAACAAGACAAGTGGTACTCCTATGCCTCCACCTGAACCTCCTCCAGCCAACTACAGTCACCCGCCTATTCCAGCCGGCTGGCCTCTGCTGAAAGGTCCAGCGTCTTTTGCGGCTGCAGAAATCCCTCCGGCCTCCAGGGTACCCCCAGGACCACCCCCTGGTCCTCCTCCTCGGCGCCCTGAACAGCCTGTTGCCAGAACTCCTCCTGGGCCTCCACCCGGACCCCCACCCCGGGCATCGTTTGAGCGTCCTCAGTTGTTGCTGTCTTCTAATGAGGAAGATCGCCCTCCTGCAGCTCTCCCTCTTCTGTCCAAAGAGGCACAAGCAACCATGTCCTCCACAGTGGCCCAGTGCCTTCATGTGATCAAGGCGTCTCTGGCATCTCAGCAGCCCGCTAGAATGTCCAAGTCTGTCCAGTTCTCTTTACCTGCTCCATCTCCACAAGCGTCGAATCACTCCAGCTCCGAGACGGAGGAAGAGCTCAAGACCAAGCAGCCCAGG ATGAACGTTTACACCCAGGCAGATAAGAAACTCTGTGATGAAGACGTTGGCTGTGGCGTCTCTGCAG AACCTGGGCCCACTCATCGGACAGCCATGAGGTGGATCTGGTCCGGACCACAGTCAACCGCAGGATCCACAACATCTTTAGTGATTTGA